From a region of the Eretmochelys imbricata isolate rEreImb1 chromosome 6, rEreImb1.hap1, whole genome shotgun sequence genome:
- the LOC144266381 gene encoding olfactory receptor 5W2-like has protein sequence MEEGNHSEVTEFILSGLTDHPEMQVPLFGVFLLIYGITLLGNGGMILLIMIDPRLHTPMYFFLRNLSFCDLCLSSIISPKMQMNFLAERKNISFTACTVQMYLSIVFGDVECLLLAVMAYDRYVAICNPLLYTVTLSRQLCKQLVAGVYAVGVVDSMLNMCFTFRLSFCSSNIINHFFCDIPPLLALSCSDTRINEIVMFVLTSCITVISFVTVLLSYVYITSTILQIRSAKGRHKAFSTCTFHLTAVVLFYGTLLFMYLRPTSSYSMDIDKVASVFYTLVIPMLNPLIYSLRNTEVKAALRKAMNKLLTNS, from the coding sequence ATGGAAGAGGGAAATCACTCGGaggtgactgagttcattctctcaggactgacagatcatCCGGAGATGCAGGTTCCCCTGTTTGGGGTGTTCTtactgatttatggtatcaccctTTTGGGGAATGGGGGAATGATCTTGTTAATCATGATTGATCCccgactccacacccccatgtactttttcctcaggaatttgtctttctgtgacctctgcctttcctcgataatttcccctaagatgcAGATGAATTTCTTAGCGGAGAGGAAAAACATTTCTTTCACTGCCTGCACTGTGCAAATGTATCTCTCTATCGTTTTTGGAGATgttgagtgcctcttgctggctgtgatggcatatgaccgttatgtggccatctgtaacccactgctctATACGGTCACCTTGTCCAGGCAGCTCtgtaaacagctggtggctggggtttacgctgtgggggtggtggattCAATGTTAAACATGTGTTTTACATttcggctgtcattctgcagctccaacatcatcaatcatttcttctgtgacatccccCCACTGTTGGcgctctcctgttctgacacccgcatcaatgagattgtgatgtTTGTTTTAACGTCCTGCATTACAGTGATcagctttgtgactgtcctcctctcctatgtctatatcacctccaccatcctgcagatccgcTCTGCCAAGGGCCgacacaaagccttctccacctgcactttccacttgaccgctgtggtcctgttttatggcaccctcctcttcatgtatttacgtcccacctccagctattccatggatatagacaaagtggcctcagtgttttacacactggtgatccccatgttgaaccccctcatctacagcctgaggaacacggaggtgaaggccgccctgaggaaagcaatgaataaactGCTAACCAATTCTTGA